Proteins from a genomic interval of Luteibacter pinisoli:
- a CDS encoding YfhL family 4Fe-4S dicluster ferredoxin: protein MSLLIIDTCVNCDVCEPVCPNKAISLGEQYYVIDPDLCTECVGHFDNPQCVEVCPVECIPHDPDHVETHDQLMRKYEHLMAKAAS, encoded by the coding sequence ATGTCCCTCCTGATCATCGATACCTGCGTCAACTGCGACGTCTGCGAGCCCGTGTGCCCGAACAAGGCCATCTCCCTGGGCGAGCAGTACTACGTCATCGATCCGGACCTGTGCACCGAGTGCGTGGGCCATTTCGATAACCCGCAGTGCGTCGAGGTGTGCCCGGTGGAATGCATCCCGCACGACCCCGACCACGTCGAGACCCACGACCAGCTCATGCGCAAGTACGAGCACCTGATGGCCAAGGCCGCCTCGTAA
- the coaD gene encoding pantetheine-phosphate adenylyltransferase, translated as MTPPPVNPRLAVYPGTFDPITNGHADLVSRAAPLFDRIVVAVAESRNKGPGFSLGERIALARLALADLPNVEVRGFDSLLANFVTEIGAGVILRGLRAVSDFEYEFQLASMNRHLIPGVETLFLTPAEQYSFISSSLVREIGRLGGDISGFVHPAVQQAMRQRWRNS; from the coding sequence ATGACTCCTCCGCCGGTCAATCCGCGCCTCGCCGTCTACCCGGGTACCTTCGACCCGATTACGAACGGCCATGCCGACCTCGTCTCACGGGCGGCGCCGCTGTTCGACCGTATCGTCGTCGCGGTGGCCGAGAGCCGTAACAAAGGCCCGGGCTTCAGCCTGGGCGAGCGCATTGCGCTGGCGCGGCTGGCCCTGGCCGACCTGCCCAACGTGGAAGTGCGCGGCTTCGACAGCCTGCTGGCCAATTTCGTCACCGAAATCGGCGCGGGCGTCATCCTGCGTGGCTTGCGCGCCGTGTCGGATTTCGAATACGAATTCCAGCTGGCCAGCATGAACCGCCATCTCATCCCCGGGGTTGAGACGCTGTTCCTGACCCCGGCTGAGCAGTACAGCTTTATCTCCTCGTCGCTCGTGCGTGAAATCGGTCGCCTGGGTGGCGATATCTCCGGCTTCGTGCATCCCGCGGTGCAGCAGGCCATGCGCCAGCGCTGGCGCAATTCTTAA
- the rsmD gene encoding 16S rRNA (guanine(966)-N(2))-methyltransferase RsmD, producing MSSTGHIRIIGGSLRQSRLDVPDMPGLRPTPDRVRETLFNWLQPVIGGARCLDLYAGTGALGIEALSRGAAVVTFVERDPKLGAALKANLARLKVQAAVVGDDAARWLKAGGKPFDVVFMDPPFADHLWDAAAAALEAHGWLAPSAWIYVEAPTGVTPELPEAWQLHRQGHAGGVTYTLYRRIPVDPLS from the coding sequence ATGAGCTCCACCGGCCATATCCGCATCATTGGCGGCTCCCTGCGCCAGTCACGCCTGGATGTCCCCGACATGCCGGGCCTCCGTCCCACGCCCGATCGCGTGCGCGAAACCCTGTTCAACTGGCTGCAGCCGGTGATCGGGGGTGCGCGTTGCCTGGATCTGTACGCTGGCACCGGGGCCCTTGGCATCGAGGCCCTGTCGCGTGGCGCGGCGGTGGTGACCTTCGTCGAGCGCGACCCGAAGCTTGGCGCCGCGCTGAAGGCGAACCTGGCCCGGCTGAAGGTCCAGGCCGCAGTGGTGGGCGATGATGCCGCGCGCTGGCTGAAGGCCGGCGGCAAGCCGTTCGACGTGGTGTTCATGGACCCGCCGTTCGCCGATCACCTGTGGGATGCCGCGGCGGCTGCGCTCGAGGCGCACGGCTGGCTGGCGCCCTCCGCGTGGATCTATGTGGAGGCACCGACGGGCGTGACGCCGGAGCTGCCGGAGGCATGGCAGTTGCATCGCCAGGGCCACGCCGGGGGGGTGACCTACACCCTCTATCGCCGCATCCCGGTTGATCCGCTAAGCTAG
- the ftsY gene encoding signal recognition particle-docking protein FtsY — protein MLKFWKKKPAEPAATPAAPPADERVEPVADPVALDSTPALAEALAETAAPEPALPEVEPEAEEAAIAAEAQAAVPVKRSWRERLSGSGFAKSLTSLFVRNARLDDDLLDELETALITADVGVEASTKLVEALRKRMHKREFADAGALLAALRQELIDLLKPVEKPLDVSTQTPFVILTVGINGVGKTTTIGKLARRYSDEGRSVMLAAGDTFRAAAVEQLKTWGDRNKVPVVSQGQDADAASVIFDALQAARSRGTKVLIADTAGRLHTQGGLMDELGKIGRVMKKLDAGAPHEVLMVIDGTTGQNAISQLRQFRDTAGVTGLVVTKLDGTAKGGVMFALAREFGLPIRYVGLGETATDLRVFDAEAFVDGLLPAALGG, from the coding sequence ATGCTCAAGTTCTGGAAGAAGAAGCCTGCCGAACCCGCGGCGACCCCGGCCGCGCCGCCCGCCGACGAGCGCGTGGAACCGGTAGCGGACCCGGTCGCGCTCGATAGCACGCCGGCCCTTGCCGAGGCCCTGGCCGAAACCGCTGCGCCCGAGCCCGCCCTGCCCGAGGTTGAGCCGGAGGCCGAGGAAGCCGCCATCGCCGCCGAGGCCCAGGCCGCGGTGCCGGTGAAGCGCAGCTGGCGCGAACGCCTGTCCGGCAGCGGTTTCGCCAAGAGCCTCACCTCGCTGTTCGTGCGCAACGCGCGCCTGGACGACGACCTGCTCGACGAACTGGAAACCGCGCTGATCACGGCCGACGTGGGCGTGGAAGCCAGCACGAAGCTCGTGGAAGCCCTGCGCAAGCGCATGCACAAACGCGAGTTCGCGGATGCGGGCGCCCTGCTGGCCGCACTGCGCCAGGAACTGATCGACTTGCTGAAGCCGGTGGAGAAACCCCTCGACGTCAGCACCCAGACACCGTTTGTCATCCTTACCGTGGGTATCAACGGCGTGGGCAAGACCACGACCATCGGCAAACTGGCCCGCCGCTACAGCGACGAAGGCCGCAGCGTCATGCTGGCGGCCGGCGATACCTTCCGTGCGGCGGCCGTCGAGCAGCTCAAGACCTGGGGCGATCGCAACAAGGTCCCCGTGGTGTCCCAGGGCCAGGACGCGGACGCGGCCAGCGTCATTTTCGATGCGCTGCAGGCGGCACGCTCGCGCGGCACGAAGGTACTGATTGCCGACACCGCCGGACGCCTGCACACCCAGGGCGGCCTCATGGACGAACTGGGCAAGATCGGCCGTGTGATGAAGAAGCTCGATGCCGGTGCGCCGCATGAGGTGCTCATGGTGATCGACGGCACCACGGGCCAGAACGCCATCAGCCAGCTGCGCCAGTTCCGTGACACGGCCGGCGTGACCGGGCTGGTGGTGACGAAGCTGGATGGCACGGCCAAGGGCGGCGTGATGTTTGCGCTGGCGCGTGAGTTTGGCCTCCCCATTCGCTACGTCGGCCTCGGCGAGACCGCCACCGACCTTCGCGTCTTCGACGCCGAAGCGTTCGTGGACGGCTTGCTGCCGGCCGCGCTCGGCGGCTGA
- a CDS encoding membrane assembly protein AsmA, translating into MKLRWRTFLLAAGGFVTALVIALVIATYVILQPDRFTSLLQAQARAAGLSLSLASPATPTIWPKPGLELEGVTVRGPHGGTPLIVAARGKLVLPWRTLMGRDTSISRLEVEGARIDVDAVSAYLDTLPRRSTTEGATLPTIDAGFRITRGTLLRGNRLILSDVEVDAGRLASGRRFSLSLAANTADGSPYQIVLATLPTLRDGVLTLEDVSLDVASDAHFDASLRGNATWRGAADMGASLAGKLNRPASPPFDMVLNVTPANQDDPLYIGLKLDGDAGHADLRVPPIALADWWAALQASGAPTLPPLLGSADVQALDIGGVQVKGLRVRATPNVAVPSSAASAAGASP; encoded by the coding sequence ATGAAGTTACGTTGGCGCACCTTCCTGCTGGCCGCCGGAGGCTTCGTGACCGCGCTGGTCATCGCGCTGGTCATCGCCACGTACGTCATCCTCCAGCCCGACCGCTTTACTTCGCTCCTGCAGGCGCAGGCCCGTGCGGCCGGCCTGTCGCTTTCGCTGGCCAGCCCCGCCACGCCGACGATCTGGCCCAAACCGGGGCTGGAACTGGAAGGGGTGACGGTGCGCGGCCCCCATGGTGGAACGCCACTGATCGTCGCCGCGCGAGGCAAGCTCGTGCTGCCGTGGCGCACCCTGATGGGCCGTGACACCAGCATCTCCCGACTGGAAGTGGAAGGCGCGCGCATCGACGTGGATGCGGTCTCCGCGTACCTCGATACCCTGCCCCGGCGCTCGACCACCGAGGGGGCCACGCTGCCCACGATCGACGCGGGCTTCCGCATCACCCGTGGCACGCTGCTGCGCGGCAACCGCCTGATCCTCTCGGACGTCGAAGTGGACGCGGGCCGCCTCGCCAGCGGGCGGCGCTTCTCGCTCTCGCTCGCTGCGAATACCGCGGACGGTAGCCCCTATCAGATCGTCCTCGCCACGCTGCCGACGCTGCGCGATGGCGTGCTCACCCTGGAGGACGTCTCCCTGGATGTCGCCTCCGACGCGCACTTCGACGCGAGCCTGCGCGGCAACGCCACCTGGCGCGGTGCCGCCGACATGGGTGCCTCGCTGGCAGGCAAGCTCAACCGCCCCGCGTCGCCGCCGTTCGACATGGTGCTTAACGTGACCCCGGCCAACCAGGACGACCCGCTCTACATCGGGCTCAAGCTGGACGGCGATGCCGGGCACGCGGACCTTCGCGTGCCGCCGATCGCCCTTGCCGACTGGTGGGCTGCCCTGCAGGCCAGCGGTGCGCCGACATTGCCGCCGCTGCTTGGCAGCGCGGATGTGCAGGCACTGGATATCGGCGGCGTGCAGGTGAAGGGCCTGCGCGTACGGGCGACGCCCAACGTGGCGGTCCCCTCGTCGGCGGCCTCCGCAGCTGGCGCTTCGCCGTGA
- the mutY gene encoding A/G-specific adenine glycosylase: protein MNRFADELLRWFDHHGRKDLPWQHPRDAYRVWLSEIMLQQTQVVTVIGYFQRFVERLPTLRALADADEDTVLALWSGLGYYRRARFLHRAAQLCVEHHGGNLPRDLDALAALPGIGRSTAGAILAQAHGMRFPILDGNVKRVLTRYHGIAGFPGESAIEKRLWVHADEHTPAKRTADYTQAIMDLGATVCVRSKPACTLCPQAASCIAHRDGLTATLPTAKPGKKIPTRSLAMLLLRDARGRILLERRGPVGVWSGLWSLPEASDADSAPAAAAGLARVGKPDALPAFTHVFSHYRLDVSPILFDHAAPLNRVSDRADRRWCAPGDLATLGLPAPVRTLLDNLPEILP from the coding sequence GTGAACCGTTTCGCCGACGAACTGCTCCGCTGGTTTGACCACCACGGGCGCAAGGACCTCCCGTGGCAGCACCCGCGCGATGCTTACCGCGTGTGGCTGTCGGAAATCATGCTGCAGCAGACGCAGGTGGTTACCGTCATCGGCTACTTCCAGCGCTTCGTCGAGCGCCTGCCGACGCTGCGCGCACTTGCCGACGCTGACGAAGACACGGTGCTTGCCCTGTGGTCGGGGCTTGGCTACTACCGCAGGGCGCGCTTCCTCCATCGTGCTGCGCAACTGTGCGTGGAACACCACGGGGGCAATCTTCCGCGCGACCTCGATGCGCTGGCCGCGCTACCCGGCATCGGCCGTTCGACGGCGGGGGCGATCCTTGCGCAGGCGCATGGCATGCGTTTCCCGATTCTCGACGGCAATGTGAAGCGCGTGCTGACCCGCTATCACGGGATCGCCGGCTTCCCGGGCGAGAGCGCGATCGAGAAGCGGTTGTGGGTGCATGCCGACGAGCACACGCCCGCGAAACGCACGGCGGACTACACGCAGGCGATCATGGACCTCGGCGCGACGGTGTGCGTGCGTAGCAAGCCGGCCTGCACGCTCTGCCCCCAGGCGGCTTCCTGCATTGCCCATCGCGATGGCTTGACCGCGACCCTGCCCACCGCGAAGCCGGGAAAGAAAATTCCCACGCGTTCGCTGGCCATGCTGTTGCTGCGTGACGCCAGGGGCCGCATCCTGCTCGAACGGCGCGGCCCGGTGGGCGTCTGGTCGGGCTTGTGGAGCCTGCCCGAGGCGAGCGATGCCGATAGCGCGCCGGCGGCGGCGGCGGGCCTCGCCCGCGTAGGCAAGCCCGACGCCCTGCCGGCCTTTACCCATGTGTTCAGCCATTACCGGCTGGACGTTTCGCCCATCCTGTTCGACCATGCGGCCCCGCTCAACCGCGTGTCCGACCGCGCCGACCGGCGCTGGTGCGCCCCCGGCGACCTGGCCACCCTTGGCCTGCCGGCACCGGTACGCACGTTGCTCGACAATCTTCCGGAGATCCTCCCATGA
- a CDS encoding oxidative damage protection protein: MTRMVSCVKLGRDAEGLDFAPWPGELGKRIYEHVSKEAWAQWLAHQTMLINEMRLSPLDPKTRSFLSGEMEKYFFGGEVVQPVGYVPPDERA, encoded by the coding sequence ATGACGCGCATGGTTTCCTGCGTAAAACTCGGTCGCGACGCCGAAGGCCTCGACTTCGCACCCTGGCCCGGCGAGCTTGGCAAGCGCATCTATGAGCACGTCTCCAAGGAGGCCTGGGCCCAGTGGCTGGCGCACCAGACCATGCTGATCAATGAGATGCGCCTGTCGCCGCTGGATCCGAAGACCCGCAGCTTCCTCTCCGGCGAGATGGAGAAGTATTTCTTCGGCGGAGAGGTCGTACAGCCCGTCGGCTACGTGCCCCCGGATGAAAGGGCTTGA
- a CDS encoding endonuclease/exonuclease/phosphatase family protein — MTPLRNLALLAAMTAVLAGPVAAEDLKVMSFNVRTITGPDGPDRWDMRKDLFADTIRQMDPDVIGTQELGQQQGDDTVARLPKFTWFGRDRFGGHKDEHMGIFYRKDRLKLVKSGDFWLSDTPDKVASITWGNIFPRMVNWALFERLSDHKQFYLLDTHFPYRDTDEDARSRSAREMAAWTAKLPSNVPVIITGDFNTGPESESHKALTASFKDAWSTAPVKDGPEETFHGFTGKPTKRIDWILYRGVTVQSMRTITVSKDGHYPSDHFPVQADFTL, encoded by the coding sequence ATGACCCCTCTGCGCAACCTCGCCCTCCTCGCTGCGATGACCGCGGTCCTCGCCGGTCCCGTCGCCGCCGAAGACCTGAAGGTGATGTCCTTCAATGTCCGCACCATCACCGGACCCGATGGCCCGGATCGCTGGGACATGCGCAAGGATCTCTTCGCTGACACTATTCGCCAGATGGATCCCGACGTGATCGGCACGCAGGAGCTGGGGCAACAGCAGGGCGACGATACGGTGGCCCGCCTGCCGAAGTTCACCTGGTTCGGCCGCGACCGCTTCGGCGGCCACAAGGACGAACACATGGGCATCTTCTACCGTAAGGATCGGCTGAAGCTGGTGAAGTCCGGGGACTTCTGGCTGTCGGACACGCCCGACAAGGTGGCGAGCATTACGTGGGGCAACATCTTCCCGCGCATGGTGAACTGGGCACTCTTCGAGCGGCTTTCGGACCACAAGCAGTTCTACCTACTGGACACGCATTTCCCCTACCGCGATACCGATGAAGACGCGCGGTCGCGTTCGGCCCGCGAGATGGCGGCATGGACGGCGAAGTTGCCGTCCAACGTGCCGGTCATCATCACGGGGGATTTCAACACCGGGCCGGAAAGCGAATCGCACAAGGCGCTCACGGCCTCGTTCAAGGATGCGTGGAGCACCGCACCGGTCAAGGACGGCCCGGAGGAGACCTTCCACGGCTTCACCGGCAAGCCGACCAAGCGGATTGACTGGATCCTCTACCGCGGGGTGACGGTGCAGAGCATGCGCACCATCACCGTGTCGAAGGACGGCCACTACCCGTCCGACCACTTCCCGGTGCAGGCCGACTTCACGCTTTGA
- a CDS encoding proline iminopeptidase-family hydrolase, with amino-acid sequence MRRLYTLLLLAFTALVAQAAPPPSPPASTYFDHAGHDDVLSGGVKMITIDTPKGKFRVWTKRVGNNPTIKVLLLHGGPGATHEYLEAFDSYFPGASIEYYYYDQLGSAFSDKPTDESLWEIPRFVEEVEQVRQALHLDKDNFYLLGHSWGGVLAIEYALKYQQHLKGLIISNMVDSIPAYNAYAKNVLMPAMDQKKLAEVQRMEREKKTDDPAYMAILVPMHYQQHVLRMPADQWPEPVNRSFGHINEQIYVSMQGPSELGASGKLLNWDRSKDLSKITVPTLVIGATYDTMDPKYMEAMSKKLPDGHFLLCPKGAHLAMYDDQQTYFTGLIKFLKDTDAGRH; translated from the coding sequence ATGCGCCGTCTGTATACGTTGTTGCTGCTGGCCTTCACGGCCCTCGTAGCCCAGGCGGCGCCGCCGCCCTCGCCGCCGGCGTCGACCTATTTTGACCACGCCGGCCACGACGACGTCCTCTCCGGCGGCGTGAAGATGATCACCATCGACACGCCGAAGGGAAAATTCCGGGTCTGGACCAAGCGCGTCGGCAACAACCCCACCATCAAGGTGCTGCTGCTCCACGGCGGCCCCGGGGCGACGCACGAGTACTTAGAAGCCTTTGACAGCTACTTCCCCGGCGCCAGCATCGAGTACTACTACTACGACCAGCTGGGCTCCGCGTTCAGCGACAAGCCGACGGACGAATCGCTGTGGGAGATCCCGCGCTTCGTCGAGGAAGTGGAGCAGGTGCGCCAGGCGCTGCACCTGGACAAGGACAACTTCTACCTCCTGGGGCATTCGTGGGGCGGCGTCCTGGCGATCGAGTACGCGCTGAAGTACCAGCAGCACCTGAAAGGCCTCATCATCTCCAACATGGTCGACAGCATCCCGGCGTACAACGCGTACGCGAAGAACGTGCTGATGCCGGCCATGGACCAGAAAAAGCTCGCCGAAGTCCAGCGCATGGAACGCGAGAAAAAGACCGATGACCCGGCCTACATGGCCATCCTCGTACCCATGCACTACCAGCAGCACGTGCTGCGCATGCCCGCCGACCAGTGGCCGGAGCCGGTCAATCGATCGTTCGGCCACATCAACGAGCAGATTTACGTGTCCATGCAGGGCCCGAGCGAACTGGGTGCCAGCGGCAAGCTGCTGAACTGGGACCGGAGCAAGGACCTGTCGAAGATCACGGTACCGACCCTGGTCATCGGCGCCACGTACGACACGATGGATCCGAAATACATGGAAGCCATGTCGAAGAAGCTGCCCGACGGCCACTTCCTGCTCTGCCCCAAGGGCGCGCACCTGGCCATGTATGACGACCAGCAGACGTACTTCACTGGCCTGATCAAGTTCCTGAAGGACACCGACGCCGGCAGGCACTGA
- the parC gene encoding DNA topoisomerase IV subunit A — protein sequence MNLQANYEQIPLKDYAERAYLDYSMYVVLDRALPFIGDGLKPVQRRIIYAMSELSLGAQAKPKKSARTIGDVIGKFHPHGDSACYEAMVLMAQPFSYRYPLVDGHGNFGSSDDPKSFAAMRYTESRLTPIAEVLLSELGHGTTDWSPNFDGTMDEPTWLPARVPHVLLNGGMGIAVGMATDIPPHNLREVASACIRLLDDPEATIADLCEHVLGPDYPTAAEIITPRREMVAMYHTGTGSVRARAIYERDDGNIVITALPHQVSPSKILEQIAAQMRAKKLPMIEDLRDESDHENPIRLVIVPRSNRVDGDEMMQHLFATTDLEKSFRINMNMIGLDGRPQVKDLKTVLSEWLRFRTDTVTRRLNHRLGRVERRLHLLEALRIAYLNLDEVIRIVRTEDEPKPVLIARFRLDEEQADYILETKLRQLARLEEMKITEERDKLEEERARINVLLKSPAKLKGLIKEELRADAEKFGDERRSPLIERSVAQALDESALVASEPVTVVLSQKGWVRAGKGHDVDGEALSYREGDSLQGIARARTTQQVAFIDSTGRAYATPAHTLPSARGNGEPLTGRFSPPAGARFDALVAAENDTRIILATDFGYGFVTRFEALTGRQKAGKQIISLSDGAHVLAPAITPDPSRDRIVVVTSEGHLLMFSVAELPELDKGKGNKLIEIPKAKLASGEERVVGVAVVTEGKGEVTMYAGARKLTLKWADLVEYGGSRATRGGVLPRGLRRVERIETSG from the coding sequence ATGAATTTGCAAGCCAATTACGAACAGATTCCGCTCAAGGACTACGCCGAGCGCGCCTACCTCGACTACTCCATGTACGTGGTGCTGGACCGCGCCCTGCCGTTCATCGGCGACGGCCTGAAGCCGGTCCAGCGCCGCATCATCTACGCCATGAGCGAACTGAGCCTGGGCGCCCAGGCCAAGCCGAAAAAGTCCGCTCGCACCATCGGCGACGTGATCGGCAAGTTCCACCCCCACGGCGACTCGGCCTGCTATGAAGCCATGGTGCTGATGGCCCAGCCGTTTTCGTACCGCTACCCGCTGGTGGACGGCCACGGCAACTTCGGCTCCTCGGACGACCCGAAGAGCTTTGCGGCCATGCGCTACACGGAATCGCGCCTGACGCCGATTGCCGAGGTACTGCTCTCCGAGCTGGGCCACGGCACCACCGACTGGTCGCCGAACTTCGACGGCACGATGGACGAGCCCACCTGGCTGCCGGCGCGCGTCCCCCATGTGCTGCTGAACGGTGGCATGGGCATCGCGGTGGGCATGGCCACGGATATCCCGCCGCACAACCTGCGCGAGGTGGCCAGCGCCTGCATCCGCCTGCTCGACGACCCGGAAGCCACCATCGCCGACCTGTGCGAGCACGTGCTGGGCCCGGATTACCCCACCGCCGCCGAGATCATCACGCCGCGCCGCGAGATGGTGGCGATGTACCACACCGGTACCGGCTCGGTCCGTGCCCGCGCGATCTATGAGCGCGACGACGGCAACATCGTGATCACGGCCCTGCCCCACCAGGTGTCGCCGTCGAAGATCCTTGAGCAGATCGCCGCGCAGATGCGCGCGAAGAAGCTGCCGATGATCGAAGACCTGCGCGACGAGTCCGACCACGAAAACCCCATCCGCCTCGTCATCGTGCCGCGCTCCAACCGCGTGGACGGCGACGAAATGATGCAGCACCTCTTCGCCACGACGGACCTGGAGAAGAGCTTCCGCATCAACATGAACATGATCGGCCTGGATGGCCGTCCGCAGGTGAAGGACCTGAAGACGGTGCTGTCGGAGTGGCTGCGTTTCCGCACCGATACCGTCACCCGTCGCCTGAACCACCGCCTCGGCCGCGTCGAGCGCCGCCTGCACCTGCTTGAGGCGTTGCGCATCGCCTACCTCAACCTGGATGAGGTGATCCGCATCGTCCGTACCGAAGACGAGCCGAAGCCGGTGCTGATCGCCCGTTTCCGCCTCGACGAGGAGCAGGCCGATTACATCCTCGAGACCAAGCTGCGCCAGCTGGCGCGCCTTGAGGAAATGAAGATCACCGAAGAGCGCGACAAGCTCGAGGAAGAGCGCGCCCGGATCAACGTGCTGCTGAAGTCGCCGGCCAAGCTGAAGGGCCTGATCAAGGAAGAACTGCGCGCCGACGCCGAAAAGTTCGGCGACGAGCGCCGTTCACCGCTGATCGAGCGCAGCGTCGCCCAGGCGCTGGACGAAAGCGCCCTGGTGGCGTCCGAGCCGGTCACCGTGGTGCTCTCGCAGAAGGGCTGGGTGCGCGCCGGCAAGGGCCACGACGTGGACGGCGAGGCGCTGTCGTACCGCGAAGGCGACAGCCTGCAGGGCATCGCCCGCGCACGTACCACGCAGCAGGTTGCCTTCATCGATTCGACCGGGCGCGCCTACGCCACGCCGGCGCATACGCTGCCCTCGGCACGCGGCAACGGCGAGCCGCTCACGGGGCGCTTCAGCCCGCCGGCGGGCGCGCGCTTTGACGCGCTGGTGGCCGCGGAGAACGACACCCGGATCATCCTGGCCACGGACTTCGGCTACGGCTTCGTGACGCGCTTCGAGGCGCTGACCGGCCGCCAGAAGGCGGGCAAGCAGATCATCTCGCTCAGCGATGGCGCCCATGTGCTGGCCCCGGCCATCACGCCGGATCCGTCACGCGACCGCATCGTGGTCGTCACCAGCGAGGGCCACCTGCTGATGTTCTCGGTGGCCGAGCTGCCGGAACTGGACAAGGGCAAGGGCAACAAGCTCATCGAGATCCCGAAGGCCAAGCTGGCTTCCGGCGAAGAGCGCGTGGTCGGCGTGGCCGTCGTCACCGAGGGCAAGGGCGAGGTCACGATGTACGCCGGTGCCCGCAAGCTCACGCTAAAGTGGGCCGACCTCGTGGAGTACGGCGGCAGCCGCGCCACGCGTGGCGGCGTGCTGCCGCGCGGCCTGCGCCGCGTCGAACGCATCGAAACCAGCGGCTGA
- a CDS encoding NUDIX hydrolase, translating to MPYTPIVATLGYVLSPDGQRVLMIHRNAREDDQHLGKYNGLGGKMEPGEDIAACMRREIREEAGIECTRMSLRGTLNWPGFGKQGEDWLGFIFVITAFEGEAFTSNPEGTLEWVSVEDLDALPMWEGDRHFLPLVFDQDPRPFHGVMPYKDGRMVSWDVTRL from the coding sequence ATGCCCTATACGCCTATCGTCGCCACCCTCGGCTACGTGCTCTCGCCCGATGGCCAGCGCGTGCTGATGATCCACCGCAATGCCCGCGAAGACGACCAGCACCTGGGCAAGTACAACGGCCTGGGCGGAAAAATGGAGCCGGGCGAGGACATCGCCGCCTGCATGCGCCGGGAAATCCGCGAAGAGGCCGGCATCGAATGCACCCGCATGAGCCTGCGCGGCACCCTGAACTGGCCGGGCTTCGGCAAGCAGGGTGAAGACTGGCTCGGCTTCATCTTCGTCATTACCGCCTTCGAGGGCGAGGCGTTCACGTCCAACCCCGAGGGCACCCTGGAGTGGGTGTCCGTCGAGGATCTGGATGCGCTGCCGATGTGGGAGGGCGACCGCCACTTCCTGCCGCTGGTCTTCGACCAGGACCCGCGGCCCTTCCACGGCGTGATGCCTTACAAGGACGGCCGGATGGTGTCCTGGGACGTCACCCGGCTCTGA
- a CDS encoding phosphodiester glycosidase family protein produces the protein MPHRRFRPMATRFLLRTLALAGLAGLSIGCAEPADAVDGREVVFDSQSYFVVTVDTRREDIELFWRNPDTSEPFATIESLKAWTASKGRTLAFATNAGIYDRDFRPLGLYVEDGKAIVPLNLAHGNPRSGNFSLLPNGVFAVYDDGTAEVRSTDAFRASARKPRWATQSGPMLVVDGEVNTQFDNGSDSMKWRSGVCAKTAHDVVFVVSRAPVNFHAFARLFRDNLGCRDALFLDGTISQAWTPGDGYAGAPAFMTKPYAGMVAVFPKRR, from the coding sequence ATGCCCCACCGCCGTTTCCGCCCCATGGCCACCCGCTTCCTTCTCCGCACCCTCGCCCTGGCTGGCCTCGCGGGCCTGTCCATCGGCTGCGCCGAGCCTGCCGATGCCGTTGATGGCCGTGAGGTCGTGTTCGACAGCCAGTCGTATTTCGTGGTCACGGTGGATACCCGCCGCGAAGACATCGAGTTGTTCTGGCGCAACCCGGACACCAGCGAACCCTTCGCCACCATCGAATCGCTGAAGGCGTGGACGGCCAGCAAGGGCCGCACCCTCGCGTTCGCCACCAACGCCGGCATCTACGATCGTGATTTCCGCCCGCTGGGGCTGTATGTCGAAGATGGCAAAGCCATCGTTCCGCTGAACCTGGCCCACGGCAACCCGCGATCCGGCAATTTCTCGCTGCTGCCCAACGGCGTCTTCGCCGTGTACGACGACGGTACCGCCGAGGTCCGCAGCACGGATGCCTTCCGTGCGTCGGCGCGCAAGCCGCGTTGGGCGACGCAGTCCGGACCCATGCTGGTCGTGGACGGCGAAGTGAACACGCAGTTCGACAACGGCTCCGACAGCATGAAGTGGCGCAGCGGTGTCTGCGCCAAGACCGCGCACGATGTGGTCTTCGTGGTCAGCCGCGCGCCGGTGAATTTCCATGCCTTCGCGCGCCTGTTCCGTGACAACCTCGGCTGCCGCGACGCCCTGTTCCTCGACGGCACCATCTCGCAGGCCTGGACGCCGGGCGATGGCTACGCCGGCGCGCCGGCCTTCATGACCAAGCCCTACGCGGGTATGGTCGCTGTCTTCCCCAAGCGGCGCTGA